The following is a genomic window from Sedimenticola thiotaurini.
GAATATCCTCCGGGTTTATAAAGAGGATGCCAAGGACTTCGAGCGTATTGGCGAATGGGCAGAGCGTATCGGCTGGCCGCGTTTCTTCGAGAAGACCGGACTGCCGTTCACCAAGTACCATATCGACAACTGGCGTGGAAGTCGTGCGAATTTGAATGCATCTGCACATATTCGCTTCTAAGTTGATTGGCTATTAGGGAATCGATAATGAAATTTGCGGTTCAAGTAAATGAGGGTCCTTATCAGCACCAGGCGTCTGATTCGGCCTACCAGTTCACCAAGGCCGCCCTGGAGAAGGGGCACGAGATCTTTCGTGTCTTCTTCTACCATGACGGTGTGAACAACGCGACCAAACTGACCACACCGCCCCAGGACGATCGAAATATTGTTGATCGCTGGAGCGAACTGGCTCAGCAGCATAATCTGGATCTGGTGGTCTGCGTGGCGGCCGCCCAACGCCGCGGTATTGTGGATGAGGGTGAAGCCAAGCGTAACGGCAAGGATGCTGAAAATATCGCCCCCGGGTTCCGTATTTCGGGTCTAGGGCAGTTGGTAGAGGCCGGCATCCAGGCGGATCGCCTGGTCGTGTTTGGCGACTAGTTGAAGGGATAGAGAGATGTCCGAAGAAGAGATGATGGACGACGAGGTCGTCAAAAAGTTCATGTTCGTCAACCGGCGTGCTCCTTATGGTTCCATTTATGCACTGGAGTCACTTGAGGTGGTGCTGATCGCCGCCGCATTTGATCAGGATGTGAGCCTGGTATTCAGCGATGATGGTGTCTTCCAGTTGAAGAAGGGGCAGGAAACCGAAGGCGTGGGCATGAAGAACTTCTCACCCACATACCGGGCTCTGGAAATGTACGACGTCGAGAAGCTGTATGTATCCAAGGCATCGATGGACGAGCGCGGCCTGACCAAGGACGACCTGATCGTCGATGTCGAGGTGCTGGGTGATGAGGCGCTGGCGGACCTTATGGATGACCAAGATGTCATCTTCAGTTTCTAAGAGGCGAGCAAGATGAGTATTTTACATACGGTAAACAAATCACCATTCGAGAAGAGTTCTCTCGACAGCTGCCTGAAACTGGCCAAGGCCGGTAGCGGTGTCCTTCTGATCGAGGATGGCGTTTACGGGGCACTAAAGGGTACCGCCAGGGAGGCTCAAATCAAGGAAGCAGCCCAGAACCTGAAGCTCTACGTTCTGGGCCCGGACCTGAATGCCCGGGGCATGACCGGGGAGCGGGTGATCGATGGCATCGAGATTGTTGACTATGCCGGTTTTGTTGACCTTGCAGCGGATCATGACAAGGTCAATGCGTGGCTCTAGTCACTTTATGACTGAACTTTAGACACTAGCTATTTGGAGAATGCATCATGGCAATTGAAGTCAACGGCAAAACTTTTGAGACGGATGAAGAGGGTTATCTGGTCAATCTGTCTGATTGGGAGCCCGGCGTGGCCGAAGAGATGGCCAAGGAAGATGACCTGGAACTGACCGAGGAGCACTGGGATATCATCAACTTCCTGCGCGAATACTATGAAGAGTACCAGATCGCCCCGGCGGTACGTGTACTGACCAAGGCGGTCGGCAAGAAACTGGGCAAGGAAAAAGGTAACAGCAAATATCTGTACGCCCTGTTCCCCTACGGCCCTGGCAAACAGGCATGCCGCTTTGCTGGCCTGCCCAAGCCTACCGGTTGTATCTAAACCGTCATCTGTTCGGTAAGGACCACCCTCTCTGCGGTATTGAGAGGGTGGCTCAGAGAGGCCTTCTCCGCGGAGGAGGGGACTCTGCGCGACGAAGCGCGAGAATACCAGATACTGCACACTTCAGAATTTGGGAGTGTTCGAACGCCGGCGGGTGAATGCCCACCGGTTACCAGAATAGCTTGAGGATCGCAGGAACATGTCCACTGTCTATGCGTTGCTGTTTATCGTAGCGACTGTCGTGCTGGTAGTTGGCCTGGCAAGAAAGATTGTCCAGTATGCCAAGACGCCGGCCCCGTTAAAGATTCCTACCACCCCGGCCCCGGTAACCCAGTCCGGAGTGGTGATGCGCATGTTTCGTGAAGTGGTGTTTTTTGAAAGTCTTTTCAAGAGCACCAAATGGACCTGGATATTCGGGTGGTTGTTTCACATGGCGCTATTCGTTGTGTTGTTGCGACACCTGCGCTACTTCATGGACCCGGTCTGGCTGCCGATACAACTGATCCAGCCGATTGGGGTTTACGCCGGTTTCGCCATGCTTATCGGCCTGGCCGGGCTGCTGGCTCGCCGCATCTTTGTTGATCGTGTCCGCTACATATCGGCACCGTCCGATTATCTCTGGCTGCTGGTATTGTTGTTTATCGGCATCAGCGGTCTGATGATGAAGTTTGTAGCACACACCGATATCGTCATGGTGAAGCAGTTTTTCACCGGTCTGATGGGTTTCAGTATCGGTACATTGCCCATCGATCTTCCATTGATAATTCATCTGTCGCTCGTCCTGGTGCTGATGATCCTGTTCCCGTTCAGCAAACTGCTGCATGTCCCAGGTATCTTTTTCAGCCCGACCCGCAACCAGGTGGATAACCCCCGTGAAAAGCGTCACCTCGCCGACTGGGCGAAGGCGATGGAAGAATAAAAGCAGCAATCGACTGAGAGCCGAAGAGGGTATTACATGGCTAAGGCAGAATTCGATGTACCGGAGCTCCAGGAATATGTGGAAGTGCCGGAACTCGTGGAAGGCACAATGGCGCATCTCAGCCCGTTTGTGGCCAAACCGGATCACAACACCGCGCTGGGTTTTCCGGGCGAGCTGGTGGATGACTGGCATGACAAGGTGCTGGATAAACTGGACGACCTGCGTTCACGCTACCGCTCCCTGCAGGTCTATCTGGATGCCTGTGTAAAATGTGGTGCCTGCACCGACAAGTGTCACTACTACCTCAGCACCAAGGATCCGAAGAACATGCCCGTTGGGCGTCAGGATCTGCTGCGCAAGGTCTATCGCCGTTATAACACCTTTGCCGGCAAGTACTTCCCCTGGCTGGTGGGAGCCAAGGACCTGACCCGGGAGACCCTGGACGAGTGGTACAGCTACTACCACCAGTGCTCCCAGTGCCGCCGTTGTTCGGTGTTCTGTCCCTACGGAATCGATACTGCGGAGATCTCCATGGCTGCCCGTGAGATTCTGGACAGTGTGGGCTACGGTCAGAAGTACTGTAACGAGATCATCGCCAAGGTGCATGACAAGGGTAACAACCTGGGTCTGCCGGGACCGGCAATTCTGGATACCCTGGAGGGACTGGAAGAGGATGTCTTCGACGAGACCGGCGTGGAAGTCAAGTATCCGCTGGATGTGAAGGGAGCGGAAATCCTCCTGGTGACCCCGTCTGCGGATTTCTTCGCTGAGCCCCATGTGGATGGGCTGATCGGCTACGGCAAAGTGTTCCATGAAGCTGGCGTGAGCTGGACCCTGAGTACCACCGCTTCCGAGGCGGGCAACTTCGGCATGTTTATCGGCAGCTACGAAAACATGCGTCGGGTGGCGCTACGCATCCGCCAGGCCGCCCTCGAACTGGGTGTGAAACGGATTGTGTTCGGTGAGTGCGGTCACGCCTGGCGTGTTGCCTACTCGTTCCTGAACACCCTGGCCGGACCGTTCGATTTTCTTGATCCCCGCTATCCGGTACCGCAGCACATCTGCGAGTTTACCTATGACCTGATCCAGCAGGGCAAACTGAAGTTTGACAAATCTGCCAACGATGACATGACCCTGACCTTCCACGACTCCTGCAACGTGGCCCGTGCGACACGCATGGGCGACAAGCCGGGTGGACAGTTCGATATCCCCCGGGCAGTGATCAAAGCGGTCTGTAACAACTACGTGGATATGGACCACGAAACCATCGGCGAGAAGACTTTCTGCTGTGGTGGTGGCGGTGGTCTGCTGACCGACGACCTGATGGAGGTCCGGGTGAAAGGCGCATTGCCAAGGATGACGGCATTGCAGAACGTGATCAAGGATGAGGGGGTAACGCACATGGCCGCCATCTGCGCTATTTGTAAAAGCCAGTTTACCAAGGTGCTGCCGTACTACGGCATGGACATGGATCAGATTGTCAGTGTCCATCAGCTGGTCAGCAATGCCATCATCCTCACCGGGCAGAAGACCGATGAAGATGAAACCGATGCGGACGATGACGCTTAAAGGATATTGAAAAAGTTGAGGTATAACGCGTCGGCGATGCAATCACTGACGGTGTTCTAAAAAATTATACAGGTTGAGGAGAGAATTCCATGGCAACTCCTACGGAACAGATGAACGAAAAACTGAGTTTCCGTCGCTTTAATGATGGCGATAACGAGTGGGACGATTTTAGTGAGAAGATCTTCCGGGAAGATACCTCTTACAAATGCCCAACCTATATCCATAAAACTCCGCCCTGCCAGGGAAGCTGCCCCTCCGGTGAGGATATCCGGGGTTATCTTGCGATCGGTCGTGGTCAGGAGAAGCCGCCCGAGGGTGTTGAGCGTGACGAGTACATGTTCCGTCGCTCCACCGACGCCAACCCCTTCCCGGCTATGATGGGTCGGGTCTGTCCGGCGCCCTGTCAGGACGGCTGTAACCGTAACGATGTCGAGGACTTTGTCGGCATCAATGCCGTTGAACAGTTCATCGGTGATACGGCGATTGAGAAGGGTTACAAGTTCCCGGTTGGTGAGGCCAAGGATCAGCGCGTGGCGGTGATCGGTGGTGGCCCGGCCGGCATGTCCGCTGCGTACCAACTGCGTCGCATGGGCTACGGTGTAACGATCTTCGACGAGAACGAGGAACTGGGCGGCATGATGCGCTACGGCATCCCCGGTTACCGTATTCCCCGTGACAAGCTGGATGCAGAGCTGAACCGTATCGTGGAGATGGGCGTGGATCTGCGCCTCAAGACCCGGGTCGGCCGCGATGTGTCAGTGGAAGATCTGGAGAAAGAGTTTGATGCATTGCTCTGGGCCCTGGGTTGTCAGAGCGGCCGTGGCCTGCCGGTCCCGGGTTGGGAGGGTACACCCAACTGCGTTACCGGTGTCGCGTTCCTCAAGGCGTTCAACGAGGGTCGCCTGAAAGTGACCGCAGAGCGCGTGGTCTGTATCGGTGGTGGTGATACCTCTATCGACGTGGTCTCGGTGGCGCGTCGCCTCGGCTATGTGAAAAACATGAATCCAACCGACCGGCCCGAGCTGGTTATCCGGGATGGTTATGTCGCCCATGATGCCGCGGTCACCGCAGCTGCCCAGGGTTCCGACGTGACCCTGACCTCGCTGTTCACCAAAGACAAGATGATGGCAGCCGAGCATGAAGTGCAGGATGCCACCACCGAAGGTGTCACCATCCTGGATGGCGTCATGCCGCTGGAGGTGATTGTCGGTGAAGATGGCCGGGCTACCGGACTCAAGGTGTGTGACTGCACCATGGACGGCATGAAGCCGATTCCGGTTGAAGGGACCGAGCGGGTACTGGAAGCTGATCTTATCGTATCGGCCATCGGCCAGGGCGGTGACATGAGCGGCCTTGAGGACCTGGCCAATGAGCGCAACCTCATCGATGCCGACAAGTTCTTCCAGGTGCCGGGTAAAGAGGGACACTTCGTGGCTGGCGATATTATTCGTCCCCATCTGCTGACTACCGCTATCGGCCAGGCTTCCATTGCAGCGGAAAGCATCGACCACTTCCTGCGTCGGGAAGAGCAGGTGAAACGTCCCAAGGTGGATGTGCACCACTTCGATCTGCTGGAGAAGCTGCATGAGGCGGGCAAGGATCCCGAACCGTTTGATCCCACCGTAGGGGACCAGCGGGGTACTTCCACTGCCAACTACGCCGTGCACAATTTCGAGAACCGTGCCGAGCAGGAGGTGATCCCATCCAGTGAGCTGTTCCTGGGTCACTTCTCCTTTACGCCGCGCAACAAACGTAGTGAAGAGGTACCCTCCGCCGAGGTGGTACTGGGTCACTTCCACGAACGTCTGCACCCCTACAGCGAGGAGCAGATGGTCGCAGAGGCGAAGCGCTGCATGAGCTGTGGCATGTGTTTCGAGTGTGATAACTGCGTGGTGTTCTGTCCCCAGGATGCCGTGTTCCGGGTCAAAAAGACCGAAGCGACCACCGGTCGTTATGTTGATACCGACTACAACAAGTGCATCGGCTGCCACGTCTGCAGCGATGTCTGTCCGACCGGTTATATTCAGATGGGCCTGGGTGAGTAGGAGCAGTAATGGGTAGTTTATCCGGCATTAGGCGATTTGCTGGACTGGTGCTGGGAGGAGCGTTGCTGCTCCTCACCAGCAGCGCGTTCAGTGATACGGCTGTTACCAAGGGTTCCAGGGCGGCAGGCCTGGAGAGTTGCGTAGCACCCACTGCGGTGATGCGGCGAAATCATATGGATTTCCTCAAGCATGACCGAAACAAGACAGTGCACCAGGGTATCCGGGATACCCAGTTCAGCCTGGCTGAATGTGTCGAATGTCATGCTACAAAAGATGACGCGGGCGCCTATAAGCCGGTCAATGCGGAAGGTGAATTCTGCGAAAGCTGCCACAGCTATGTGGCGGTTGATCTGACCTGCTTCCAGTGCCATCGCAAGACACCGGAAACCGCTAATGCCAACAGTGCGGCCATGGGGGAACTCGGTAGTGACCGACAGGGGCTGGGCCTGTTGCAATCGGTCGACCAGCCGCTTTCGCTGACCCGGGAAGAGCTGGCCCGGCTTCATGCAAAGATTGAGGGGAACTGATCATGAGCATTAACAATGACCAGCCTGATCTGCAGCGACGTAATTTTATCGGCAAGACCGTATTGGCAGCAGGTGCCGCCACTGTAGCGCCCGGCGTGATGCTGACAGTTGCCAATGCCGGCTCGGAGGAGGGAGTCTCCAGTGATGTTCGCTGGGGCATGCTGATCGACACCAACAAATGCGCAGATGGTTGCACCGCCTGTGTTGAAGCCTGTAATAAGGAGAATGGTATCGATCTTATCCAGCGCCCTGAGGGGCAGTCGGATGAAATGTGGGATGCGCAGCGGCCGCAGTGGATTCGTAAGGTGAAGTTGCGTGATACCCAGACCGGCGAAGTCTCCAATTTACCGATGATGTGTCAGCACTGCGAGCATCCGCCCTGTGTGGATGTCTGTCCCACCGGTGCTTCGTTCAAGCGTGCCGACGGCATCGTCATGGTGGATCGGCATATCTGTATCGGTTGTCGCTACTGCATGATGGCGTGCCCCTACAAGGCACGTTCGTTCATCCACCAGAATGTGGCGGAGCAGCTGACCGGCGCCCCGCGCGGCAAGGGTTGCGTAGAGTCATGCAACCTCTGTGCGAATCGGATAGACGAGGGGCAGGAGACCACTGCCTGCCAGGATGCCTGCAATCAGGAAGGACATAAGGCCATCCTGTTCGGTGATCTGAAAAATCCGCAAAGCGAAATTGCTCAGGCGCTGAAAACCCATCACAGTCGCCAGATTCGGGCTGATCTGGAACTGAATACCGGTGTCCGGTACACCAATGTCTGAGCGGTAGGGAGAGAAGTCGATGATAAAAACCAAATACCGCGAGCTCTACTGTAGTTCACCCCGTTACTGGGGCGGTCTCGCCTCCCTCGTATTTCTCATTCTGTTGGGCATGGGTGCCGCTTACTACATGGAGCACAATGGCCATTTCGTGACCGGCATGAGTAACCAGATTGTCTGGGGGTTGCCGCACGTTTTTGCCATATTCCTGATCGTTGCCGCATCCGGGGCGCTGAACGTCGCCTCCATCGGCTCTGTGTTCGGTGGACCCCTGTACAAACCGCTGGGGCGGTTTTCCGGCCTGTTGGCGATTGGCCTGCTGGCTGGTGGCCTGGTGGTGCTGCTGCTGGATCTGGGGCGCCCTGACCGCCTGATCGTGGCCATTACCACCTATAATTTCAAATCCATCTTCGCCTGGAACATTATCCTCTATACCGGCTTCTTTACCATTGTCGGGCTCTATCTCTGGGCCATGATGGATCGCAAGTTCGAAAAGTTTAAGACGCCGATTGGCTTTGCTGCGTTCTTCTGGCGTCTGGCGTTAACCACCGGTACCGGTTCCATTTTCGGCTTCCTGGTGGCCCGGGAGGCTTACGATGCCGCCATCATGGCGCCGATGTTTATCATCATGTCCTTCAGCTACGGTCTGGCGTTTTTCATTATCACGCTGATGGCCGCCTACTGGTGGGCCGACCGTACCATCGGGGATCTGCGGCTGGCCAGGTTGAAGAACCTGCTGGGTGTGTTTGTCGGCTCAGTGCTCTATTTTGCGCTGGTCTATCATCTCACCAACCTCTATGTCACACAGCATCACGGCGTGGAGCGTTTCATCCTGCTGGATGGGGGCATCTACACAGCCATGTTCTGGATCGGGCAAGTGGTTATCGGCGGCATCATTCCCCTGTTCCTGCTCTATTCACCGGCCTTTGCCACCTCCCGCTTCGCCATAGCGGTGGCCTCTATGCTGGTGCTGATTGGTGGCTTTTTCCAGATCTATGTGATCGTGATTGGCGGCCAGGCGTTCCCGATGAACCTGTTCCCGGGTAAAGAGGTACTGGAGAGCAGCTTCTTTGATGGCGTTGTAGCCGCCTACTCGCCCACGCTGGCGGAAGGGCTGCTGGGATTTGCCGGAGTGGTGGTGGCCATGACGCTGGTCGCTATCGGCGCCCGTATGCTGCGGGTGTTGCCGGAGAGTCTGGAAGATCCCGCCGACGCTGAATGCGTCTGATCCCGCTGGAAGTTGTACCTGGACAGGGCGTCCCGTGGTAACGTGACCCCCCTGTCCGGGTGCAGAGTAACCCTGCATCGCAGAGAACACCTATTCCCGCTTTACAGGCATAACCGGACGGGTGACTATAATCCTCCGGTGAGTCGGCGGCTCTGCCCACCGACCCGCCGGTAACAGTGTCACTGAGCTGATCGAGAACTATGCCTTATTTTTTTATCTCCGCCGCCCACAAGTCCTCCGGTAAAACGACACTCTCCATTGGCCTGACAGCCGCCCTGTGCCGTCGTGGCATGCAGGTGCAGACGTTTAAAAAAGGGCCGGACTATATCGATCCACTCTGGCTTACGGCTGCGAGCGGACGTCCCTGTGAAAACCTGGATTTCTTCACCATGTCCCGGCAGGAGATTGCGGACGAGTTCGGACGCGCCATGGCGACGGCGGATATCGGTGTTATCGAGGGCAACAAGGGTCTGTATGATGGCCTGGACCTGGATGGCAGTAACAGCAATGCGGCACTGGCTGCGCAGTTGCAATCCCCGGTATTTCTGGTGATTGATGCCCGGGGTATGACCCGGGGTATCGCGCCACTCATTCTCGGCTATCAGGCGTTTGATCCCGAGGTGCGTATTGCCGGTGTTATCCTCAATAAAGTGGGGGGGAGCCGGCACGAGGCGAAGCTCTGCAACGTCATCAACCACTATACCGATCTGCCGGTGGTGGGCGCCGTGCACAACTCTCCGGAATTGATTATCGATGAGCGCCATCTGGGACTGATGCCGAGCAACGAGAGTGCACTGGCGGAGAAGAAGATTGCACTGCTGGGGGAGAAGGTGGCCGAGCAGGTGGATCTTGATCGGATCCTGGAGATTGCTGCCGATGTGCCGGCAATCGATCACCCCGAACCAACAGAGCCCCGGTCGTATCCAGAGCCGCTGCGCATCGGCTATCCCCGGGATCGGGCATTCGGTTTCTATTACCCGGGCGATCTGCGCAAGTTGGGCAATCAGGGCGTGGAGCTGGTGGCGTTCGATACTCTGCAGGATTCCCATCTGCCGCCGGTTGATGGTCTGTTTATCGGTGGCGGCTTCCCCGAAATGGTGATGGATGAGCTGGAGGCCAACGTTTCGCTGCGTGGGGAGATCCGCGACTTTATCGAACAGGGCGGTCCGGTTTATGCGGAGTGCGGGGGGTTGATGTATCTGGCCCGCAGCATGCAGTGGCAGGGCCGGCGGTGTGAGATGGTGGGCGCCATCCCGGGCGACGTGGTAATGCATGACCGGCCCCAGGGGCGGGGTTATGTGCGTCTCGAGGAGACCGATGCCAGTCCCTGGCCGAAAGTGCCGGGCAGCAGTTCCGGTATAGCGGCTCACGAGTTTCACTACTCGGCATTGGAGCAGCTGGATCCGTCGATCCGCTTTGCCTACCGGGTGACCCGGGGTACCGGTATAGACGGGACCCATGATGGGGTTATATACAAGAATCTGCTGGCCAGTTATACCCACCTGCGGGACGTGGGTGGCAATCACTGGATTGAACGTTTCCTGGCGCATGTACGCGCCTGCAGGAAGTAACAAAATAACAAAACAGAACCGCGCCGCCGGCTCGGAAAGAACGGGGTGCTGTTACAAATAATTGAAAGATCAGGTATAACCGGGATAACCTCGTCTGAAGTATCCCTATAGCAGTATGGAGCATTCGCATGTTTGAAATCACAGAAAGTGCTGCCGAGCAGGTACGCAATGCAGCAGAACAGGGTGGTACCGAGGGTATGGCGCTGCGCATGGCCGCGCGGATGAAGGAAGATGGCACGATCGATTATCTGATGGGTTTCGATGAGGCAAAGGATGACGACCTGCGGGTTGTTACCAATGGCATAGAGGTGGTGATGGAGCCGCAATATGCGACCCTGCTGGATGAAGCGGTGATGGACTATGCGCAACTGGATGATGGCGAACTGCGGTTTATTTTTATCAATCCCCAGGATGCCAACTACGAACCGGCACCTAAGAGCCGTTCCAAGTAGCCCCTGAATCAGTTACTTCCCTTTTTGGCTGGCCGGCTGGCGGGTTGGATACAGTAGCTCCAGGTAACGGGTGCCGAGTATGGCCTCCGGAAGCCTGGATAGATAAAAACAATAATGACCCTTTTTCTTCGTGATTCAGGTCACTGCCCCATCGCTCCCGGATTGACGGAGCGATGGGGCAGGGGCTGTTCACTCATCCTGGTGATGAATCTGCTGCTGGTGTTTTTCCGCCAGGGTCCGTTGAATGTTGTCCGGCACCGGATCGTAGTGGCTGAAACTGATCTCGTAACTGCCTTCGCCGCCGGTCAGTGATTTCAGCCGGGTGCTGTAGTCGTCCAACTCCGCCAAGGGAGCCTGGCCACTGATCAGCATGCGCCCATCTGTCGTCATTTCAGTATTGTGAATCCGCCCCCGCTTGACGGACAGGTCGGCGGTAATATCGCCCATGGCATCGCCACTGGCGGTGATGCTGATGTTCACCACCGGTTCCAGTACGATCGGCCGGGCCTTCTCCAGAGCGGCCTGAAATGCCTTTTTGCCGGCGGTGACAAAGGCGATCTCCTTGGAGTCCACGGCGTGGAATTTGCCGTCGTAGACCGTCACCTGCAGATCCTGAATCGGGTAGCCGGCGATATAGCCCTCCTCCAGTGCCAACCTGACCCCCTTTTCCACTGCGGGAATGAACTGGCCGGGGATGACGCCCCCTTTTACCTCATCCACAAACAGAAAACCCTCGCCCCGGGGCA
Proteins encoded in this region:
- the tusD gene encoding sulfurtransferase complex subunit TusD, which produces MKFAVQVNEGPYQHQASDSAYQFTKAALEKGHEIFRVFFYHDGVNNATKLTTPPQDDRNIVDRWSELAQQHNLDLVVCVAAAQRRGIVDEGEAKRNGKDAENIAPGFRISGLGQLVEAGIQADRLVVFGD
- the tusC gene encoding sulfurtransferase complex subunit TusC; translated protein: MSEEEMMDDEVVKKFMFVNRRAPYGSIYALESLEVVLIAAAFDQDVSLVFSDDGVFQLKKGQETEGVGMKNFSPTYRALEMYDVEKLYVSKASMDERGLTKDDLIVDVEVLGDEALADLMDDQDVIFSF
- the tusB gene encoding sulfurtransferase complex subunit TusB, giving the protein MSILHTVNKSPFEKSSLDSCLKLAKAGSGVLLIEDGVYGALKGTAREAQIKEAAQNLKLYVLGPDLNARGMTGERVIDGIEIVDYAGFVDLAADHDKVNAWL
- a CDS encoding TusE/DsrC/DsvC family sulfur relay protein, translating into MAIEVNGKTFETDEEGYLVNLSDWEPGVAEEMAKEDDLELTEEHWDIINFLREYYEEYQIAPAVRVLTKAVGKKLGKEKGNSKYLYALFPYGPGKQACRFAGLPKPTGCI
- a CDS encoding respiratory nitrate reductase subunit gamma, whose amino-acid sequence is MSTVYALLFIVATVVLVVGLARKIVQYAKTPAPLKIPTTPAPVTQSGVVMRMFREVVFFESLFKSTKWTWIFGWLFHMALFVVLLRHLRYFMDPVWLPIQLIQPIGVYAGFAMLIGLAGLLARRIFVDRVRYISAPSDYLWLLVLLFIGISGLMMKFVAHTDIVMVKQFFTGLMGFSIGTLPIDLPLIIHLSLVLVLMILFPFSKLLHVPGIFFSPTRNQVDNPREKRHLADWAKAMEE
- the dsrK gene encoding sulfate reduction electron transfer complex DsrMKJOP subunit DsrK, whose translation is MAKAEFDVPELQEYVEVPELVEGTMAHLSPFVAKPDHNTALGFPGELVDDWHDKVLDKLDDLRSRYRSLQVYLDACVKCGACTDKCHYYLSTKDPKNMPVGRQDLLRKVYRRYNTFAGKYFPWLVGAKDLTRETLDEWYSYYHQCSQCRRCSVFCPYGIDTAEISMAAREILDSVGYGQKYCNEIIAKVHDKGNNLGLPGPAILDTLEGLEEDVFDETGVEVKYPLDVKGAEILLVTPSADFFAEPHVDGLIGYGKVFHEAGVSWTLSTTASEAGNFGMFIGSYENMRRVALRIRQAALELGVKRIVFGECGHAWRVAYSFLNTLAGPFDFLDPRYPVPQHICEFTYDLIQQGKLKFDKSANDDMTLTFHDSCNVARATRMGDKPGGQFDIPRAVIKAVCNNYVDMDHETIGEKTFCCGGGGGLLTDDLMEVRVKGALPRMTALQNVIKDEGVTHMAAICAICKSQFTKVLPYYGMDMDQIVSVHQLVSNAIILTGQKTDEDETDADDDA
- a CDS encoding NAD(P)-binding protein is translated as MATPTEQMNEKLSFRRFNDGDNEWDDFSEKIFREDTSYKCPTYIHKTPPCQGSCPSGEDIRGYLAIGRGQEKPPEGVERDEYMFRRSTDANPFPAMMGRVCPAPCQDGCNRNDVEDFVGINAVEQFIGDTAIEKGYKFPVGEAKDQRVAVIGGGPAGMSAAYQLRRMGYGVTIFDENEELGGMMRYGIPGYRIPRDKLDAELNRIVEMGVDLRLKTRVGRDVSVEDLEKEFDALLWALGCQSGRGLPVPGWEGTPNCVTGVAFLKAFNEGRLKVTAERVVCIGGGDTSIDVVSVARRLGYVKNMNPTDRPELVIRDGYVAHDAAVTAAAQGSDVTLTSLFTKDKMMAAEHEVQDATTEGVTILDGVMPLEVIVGEDGRATGLKVCDCTMDGMKPIPVEGTERVLEADLIVSAIGQGGDMSGLEDLANERNLIDADKFFQVPGKEGHFVAGDIIRPHLLTTAIGQASIAAESIDHFLRREEQVKRPKVDVHHFDLLEKLHEAGKDPEPFDPTVGDQRGTSTANYAVHNFENRAEQEVIPSSELFLGHFSFTPRNKRSEEVPSAEVVLGHFHERLHPYSEEQMVAEAKRCMSCGMCFECDNCVVFCPQDAVFRVKKTEATTGRYVDTDYNKCIGCHVCSDVCPTGYIQMGLGE
- a CDS encoding sulfur reduction protein DsrJ, whose product is MGSLSGIRRFAGLVLGGALLLLTSSAFSDTAVTKGSRAAGLESCVAPTAVMRRNHMDFLKHDRNKTVHQGIRDTQFSLAECVECHATKDDAGAYKPVNAEGEFCESCHSYVAVDLTCFQCHRKTPETANANSAAMGELGSDRQGLGLLQSVDQPLSLTREELARLHAKIEGN
- the dsrO gene encoding sulfate reduction electron transfer complex DsrMKJOP subunit DsrO, whose protein sequence is MSINNDQPDLQRRNFIGKTVLAAGAATVAPGVMLTVANAGSEEGVSSDVRWGMLIDTNKCADGCTACVEACNKENGIDLIQRPEGQSDEMWDAQRPQWIRKVKLRDTQTGEVSNLPMMCQHCEHPPCVDVCPTGASFKRADGIVMVDRHICIGCRYCMMACPYKARSFIHQNVAEQLTGAPRGKGCVESCNLCANRIDEGQETTACQDACNQEGHKAILFGDLKNPQSEIAQALKTHHSRQIRADLELNTGVRYTNV
- the nrfD gene encoding NrfD/PsrC family molybdoenzyme membrane anchor subunit, which produces MIKTKYRELYCSSPRYWGGLASLVFLILLGMGAAYYMEHNGHFVTGMSNQIVWGLPHVFAIFLIVAASGALNVASIGSVFGGPLYKPLGRFSGLLAIGLLAGGLVVLLLDLGRPDRLIVAITTYNFKSIFAWNIILYTGFFTIVGLYLWAMMDRKFEKFKTPIGFAAFFWRLALTTGTGSIFGFLVAREAYDAAIMAPMFIIMSFSYGLAFFIITLMAAYWWADRTIGDLRLARLKNLLGVFVGSVLYFALVYHLTNLYVTQHHGVERFILLDGGIYTAMFWIGQVVIGGIIPLFLLYSPAFATSRFAIAVASMLVLIGGFFQIYVIVIGGQAFPMNLFPGKEVLESSFFDGVVAAYSPTLAEGLLGFAGVVVAMTLVAIGARMLRVLPESLEDPADAECV
- a CDS encoding cobyrinate a,c-diamide synthase, giving the protein MPYFFISAAHKSSGKTTLSIGLTAALCRRGMQVQTFKKGPDYIDPLWLTAASGRPCENLDFFTMSRQEIADEFGRAMATADIGVIEGNKGLYDGLDLDGSNSNAALAAQLQSPVFLVIDARGMTRGIAPLILGYQAFDPEVRIAGVILNKVGGSRHEAKLCNVINHYTDLPVVGAVHNSPELIIDERHLGLMPSNESALAEKKIALLGEKVAEQVDLDRILEIAADVPAIDHPEPTEPRSYPEPLRIGYPRDRAFGFYYPGDLRKLGNQGVELVAFDTLQDSHLPPVDGLFIGGGFPEMVMDELEANVSLRGEIRDFIEQGGPVYAECGGLMYLARSMQWQGRRCEMVGAIPGDVVMHDRPQGRGYVRLEETDASPWPKVPGSSSGIAAHEFHYSALEQLDPSIRFAYRVTRGTGIDGTHDGVIYKNLLASYTHLRDVGGNHWIERFLAHVRACRK
- a CDS encoding HesB/IscA family protein; its protein translation is MFEITESAAEQVRNAAEQGGTEGMALRMAARMKEDGTIDYLMGFDEAKDDDLRVVTNGIEVVMEPQYATLLDEAVMDYAQLDDGELRFIFINPQDANYEPAPKSRSK